Proteins from a genomic interval of Clostridia bacterium:
- the hrcA gene encoding heat-inducible transcription repressor HrcA, whose product MELGDRKKKILQLIIESYIETAEPVGSRYIAKKNDLSLSPATIRNEMADLEEMGYLEQPHTSAGRVPSQAGYRFYVDQLMERYFMTMADMERVNQALKLQTEEIDKIISRVCQVMSDVTDFTTVAVTPKHDKSRIKKLDLVMIDAHSFLAVIVTDSAVVKNKLFRTSDKIDERTLKMFSGILNQTLANISIGSITFDMINSLKRAMPEYANELVPVLNFVHEVVTELDRSNLYMKGANNILKYPEFADLDKARSFIEFLEDGEAVSEIIKSVPGDAEQTSIIIGSENNNPHMEGSSLILRTYKIDDSSYGCLGLIGPIRMDYRKAVSDIEYFGRRLSLLFEEIFHGGES is encoded by the coding sequence TTGGAGCTTGGCGACAGGAAGAAAAAAATATTACAGCTTATAATTGAGAGCTATATCGAAACTGCGGAACCGGTGGGCTCGCGCTATATCGCAAAGAAGAACGATCTTTCGCTTTCGCCCGCGACGATAAGAAACGAAATGGCCGATCTTGAGGAAATGGGTTATCTTGAACAGCCTCATACCTCGGCGGGACGCGTTCCGAGTCAGGCGGGATATCGGTTTTACGTGGATCAGCTGATGGAACGCTATTTTATGACTATGGCCGATATGGAGCGCGTAAATCAGGCGCTTAAGCTTCAGACGGAGGAAATAGATAAAATAATATCGCGCGTATGCCAGGTAATGAGCGACGTTACCGACTTCACAACGGTAGCCGTAACGCCTAAGCACGATAAGAGCCGTATCAAGAAGCTCGATCTTGTAATGATAGATGCGCACAGCTTTCTTGCGGTTATAGTTACCGACAGCGCAGTTGTAAAAAACAAGCTGTTTCGCACGTCCGACAAGATAGATGAGCGAACGCTTAAGATGTTTTCGGGCATATTAAATCAAACGCTTGCAAATATTAGCATAGGAAGCATAACGTTTGATATGATAAATTCACTTAAACGGGCAATGCCGGAATATGCAAACGAGCTCGTGCCGGTCTTAAATTTCGTTCACGAGGTCGTAACTGAGCTTGACCGCTCGAATTTATATATGAAGGGCGCGAACAATATACTTAAATACCCCGAATTCGCCGATCTCGACAAGGCGAGAAGCTTTATAGAGTTCCTTGAGGACGGAGAGGCTGTAAGCGAGATAATAAAGAGCGTTCCGGGGGACGCCGAGCAGACAAGCATAATCATCGGCAGCGAGAATAATAATCCTCATATGGAGGGTTCAAGTCTGATACTCAGGACATATAAGATAGATGATTCGTCATACGGCTGTCTTGGGCTTATAGGACCTATACGCATGGACTACAGAAAAGCCGTATCGGATATAGAATATTTCGGAAGAAGGCTGAGCCTTCTGTTTGAGGAGATATTCCACGGCGGCGAGTCTTAG
- the ychF gene encoding redox-regulated ATPase YchF: MKLGIVGLPNVGKSTLFNAITNAGAQSANYPFCTIDPNVGIVAVPDERLDVLTKMHASKKTVPATIEFVDIAGLVKGASRGEGLGNKFLSHIREVDAIVHVVRCFEDTNIVHVDGSIDPLRDIETINLELIFSDIEMIDRRIDRTKKAMKGDKSLQFEVDLLERVNAVLNEGKSAKSIDFSEKEWEIMRTIPLLSLKPVIYAANMSEDDFKGGYTNNPHFQKVKELAESEHTIVLPVCARLEEEIQGLEPDERMMFLEELGIKESGLDALVRACYSLLGLISFLTTGPDETRAWTIKRGTKAPQAAGKIHSDFERGFIRAEVVSYDDLVTLGSNTAAKEKGLVRSEGKEYEVKDGDVILFRFNV, encoded by the coding sequence ATGAAATTAGGTATCGTAGGCCTTCCGAACGTCGGAAAGTCAACGCTTTTCAACGCGATAACGAACGCAGGCGCGCAGTCGGCAAATTACCCCTTCTGCACCATCGACCCTAATGTGGGCATAGTTGCAGTACCGGACGAACGACTCGACGTGCTCACTAAGATGCACGCCTCGAAAAAGACTGTGCCCGCAACGATAGAATTCGTTGATATCGCAGGTCTCGTTAAAGGCGCGAGCCGAGGCGAGGGACTGGGAAACAAGTTCCTCTCGCACATACGCGAGGTCGACGCCATAGTTCACGTCGTGCGCTGCTTTGAGGATACGAATATCGTCCACGTTGACGGAAGCATCGACCCGCTTAGAGACATCGAAACGATAAACCTTGAGCTTATATTCTCCGACATAGAGATGATAGACCGCCGCATCGACAGAACGAAAAAGGCGATGAAGGGCGACAAGTCTCTTCAGTTCGAGGTCGACCTTCTTGAGCGTGTAAACGCCGTTTTAAACGAGGGAAAGTCGGCAAAAAGCATCGACTTCTCCGAAAAAGAGTGGGAAATAATGAGGACGATACCGCTTTTAAGCTTAAAGCCCGTCATCTACGCCGCAAACATGAGCGAGGACGATTTTAAGGGCGGATATACGAACAATCCGCACTTTCAGAAGGTAAAAGAGCTTGCCGAAAGCGAGCATACGATAGTTCTGCCCGTATGCGCCCGTCTCGAGGAGGAGATACAGGGACTCGAGCCCGACGAACGCATGATGTTCCTTGAAGAGCTCGGCATAAAGGAATCAGGGCTTGACGCGCTCGTTCGCGCCTGCTACTCGCTTTTGGGACTTATAAGCTTCCTTACGACCGGCCCCGATGAAACGAGAGCATGGACCATAAAGCGCGGCACGAAAGCGCCGCAGGCCGCAGGAAAGATACACAGCGACTTCGAGCGCGGCTTCATCCGCGCGGAGGTCGTGTCCTACGACGACCTTGTGACCTTGGGCTCCAATACCGCCGCGAAGGAAAAGGGCCTCGTTCGCAGCGAGGGCAAGGAATACGAGGTAAAAGACGGCGACGTTATCCTTTTCAGATTTAACGTATAA
- a CDS encoding HAMP domain-containing histidine kinase has product MKSTRIDAPKAEYDYNKAASRERGSGSLYLKLFFSIVLILVMCLVAFGAILFNMLSSYVETEKQNQLYSVATKVSDMTTVLMENYTVSAEYSYVTFLNIYNESMNSDTIVTDTSGKILYAAVRTDMPFDRTDVPQEYLNDVMKGDTFAESASEEGFYPKNAYVVGVPVYGSDSKVIGAVFVSTTLPLNYFINNIKGYYIIAVLIILILCCIATYIMSLRMIKPLQRMSVAVRQFAKGNFDVYVPVTSNDEIGDLAMAFNNMAASLRNIDKMRNDFIANVSHDLRTPMTVIAGFMDGILDNTIKPEEHRKYLIVVRNEVLRLSRLVKNLLDIAKIEAGELKLNLVDFNVCEMMSNILLSFEAAISSKQIEVDVDFLSPTINVTADYDSIFQVIYNLCDNAVKFTNQGGSLKIMIMPQGKKAHISVKNSGEGIMPDELPRLFEKFYKSDRSRSLDKRGTGLGLYICKTIINRHGEDITVKSVMGEYTEFAFDLPLADGKKKQ; this is encoded by the coding sequence TTGAAGTCGACTCGGATTGATGCGCCGAAGGCGGAATACGATTATAATAAAGCCGCGTCGAGAGAGCGCGGTTCGGGCAGTCTGTATCTTAAGCTGTTTTTCAGCATCGTGCTCATCCTCGTAATGTGCCTTGTCGCCTTTGGAGCGATACTTTTCAACATGCTTTCAAGCTACGTTGAAACGGAAAAGCAAAACCAGCTTTATTCCGTAGCAACGAAGGTGAGCGACATGACGACGGTGCTTATGGAGAATTATACGGTTTCGGCGGAGTATTCATATGTGACCTTCTTAAATATTTACAACGAGAGCATGAACTCCGATACGATAGTGACCGATACGAGCGGCAAGATACTTTACGCGGCGGTGCGCACCGACATGCCTTTTGACAGGACGGACGTACCACAGGAGTATCTTAATGATGTGATGAAGGGAGACACCTTTGCGGAAAGCGCGAGCGAAGAGGGATTTTATCCGAAGAATGCCTATGTTGTGGGCGTGCCCGTATACGGCAGCGACTCAAAAGTGATAGGCGCGGTATTTGTTTCCACTACGCTGCCACTCAATTACTTTATAAATAACATAAAGGGCTATTATATCATAGCCGTGCTTATAATACTTATACTGTGCTGTATTGCGACATATATAATGTCTCTTCGCATGATAAAACCGCTCCAGCGCATGAGCGTGGCGGTAAGGCAGTTCGCAAAAGGGAACTTTGACGTATATGTACCCGTCACAAGTAACGATGAGATAGGCGACCTTGCCATGGCGTTCAACAATATGGCGGCGTCGCTTCGCAACATTGACAAGATGCGAAACGACTTTATCGCAAACGTGTCGCACGACTTAAGAACTCCTATGACGGTGATCGCAGGATTTATGGACGGCATTCTCGACAATACGATAAAGCCGGAAGAGCACAGGAAATATCTTATTGTTGTAAGAAACGAGGTCTTACGCCTGTCAAGGCTCGTTAAAAACCTTTTGGATATCGCAAAGATAGAAGCGGGCGAGCTTAAGCTCAATTTGGTGGATTTCAATGTCTGTGAGATGATGTCGAATATACTTTTGAGCTTTGAGGCGGCCATATCGAGCAAGCAAATAGAGGTAGACGTGGATTTTCTGTCCCCGACGATAAACGTGACGGCGGACTACGACTCCATATTCCAGGTAATATACAATCTCTGCGACAATGCGGTGAAATTCACAAATCAGGGCGGAAGCCTAAAGATAATGATCATGCCGCAGGGGAAGAAAGCGCACATATCTGTTAAGAATTCCGGCGAGGGCATAATGCCCGACGAGCTGCCGCGCCTTTTCGAGAAATTTTACAAGTCCGACCGTTCGCGAAGCCTTGACAAACGGGGCACGGGACTCGGCCTTTACATTTGCAAGACGATAATAAACCGCCACGGCGAGGACATAACCGTAAAGAGCGTTATGGGCGAATATACGGAGTTCGCCTTCGACCTGCCGCTTGCAGACGGTAAAAAGAAGCAGTAG
- the grpE gene encoding nucleotide exchange factor GrpE translates to MTANEKDNLEKENMENTEEKNEEINENDEINETAAEENGANEASAGESEEGIKPDETARMREEIAALKDSHLRLMAEYDNFKKRTAREKEALLFDATLICMNKFLPVLDNLIRAKDTPCSDEAYKNGVDMVFKSFNEALERMNVKKIDALNAHFDPNFHNAVMHVEGDEYPENTVVEVFQDGYVMGERVIRPAMVKVAN, encoded by the coding sequence TTGACAGCAAACGAAAAAGACAATCTGGAGAAGGAAAACATGGAAAACACAGAGGAGAAGAACGAGGAAATAAACGAAAACGATGAAATAAACGAAACTGCAGCCGAAGAAAACGGCGCAAACGAAGCCTCGGCAGGCGAGAGCGAAGAGGGCATAAAGCCCGACGAGACAGCGCGCATGCGCGAGGAGATAGCCGCTTTAAAAGATTCGCATCTTAGGCTTATGGCCGAGTATGATAATTTTAAAAAGCGGACGGCAAGGGAAAAAGAGGCGCTGCTTTTTGATGCAACGCTGATATGTATGAACAAATTCCTGCCGGTTTTAGACAATCTTATACGCGCAAAGGATACGCCGTGCAGCGACGAGGCGTATAAAAACGGCGTGGACATGGTGTTCAAAAGCTTTAACGAGGCACTTGAACGCATGAACGTAAAGAAGATAGACGCCTTAAACGCTCACTTTGACCCGAATTTCCACAATGCAGTCATGCATGTGGAAGGCGACGAGTATCCCGAAAACACAGTTGTAGAGGTGTTCCAGGATGGATATGTAATGGGTGAGCGCGTTATAAGACCCGCCATGGTAAAAGTGGCGAACTGA
- a CDS encoding DUF1624 domain-containing protein: MTENKLSAKKPRLLFIDALRGFSVISMIFYHLAFDIYDFGIYPLGIGTPPFEVWRMSIVTVFLTLSGISQNLSHSRLRRALITIAAAYVVTVATYFFDPHEYVVFGVLHCLGFSALIYAVFKKHIDRIPLAPFVFMAAFIILLVVKFPTVSVPHLYAFGLPDADFVSSDYYPLLPNVFLFLFGTSLTPYLLKEKPKSFLMRTHARPLDFVGRHALIIYLLHQPIMVGIITLIMR; the protein is encoded by the coding sequence ATGACCGAAAATAAGCTGTCCGCAAAAAAGCCGCGCCTGCTCTTCATAGACGCTTTGCGCGGCTTTTCCGTCATATCCATGATATTTTATCATCTTGCCTTCGATATATACGATTTCGGCATATATCCCTTAGGTATAGGCACGCCTCCGTTTGAGGTGTGGCGCATGAGCATCGTGACGGTGTTTTTGACGCTGAGCGGCATCTCGCAGAATTTAAGCCATAGCAGACTGCGGCGCGCGCTTATCACGATCGCGGCGGCGTACGTCGTTACCGTCGCTACCTATTTTTTCGATCCGCACGAATACGTAGTGTTCGGCGTACTGCACTGTCTGGGCTTTTCGGCGCTCATCTATGCGGTGTTTAAAAAACATATAGACCGCATACCGCTTGCGCCGTTTGTTTTCATGGCGGCGTTTATAATTCTGCTCGTTGTAAAGTTTCCCACCGTAAGCGTGCCGCATCTTTACGCCTTCGGGCTGCCAGACGCGGACTTCGTGTCGAGCGACTATTATCCGCTTCTTCCGAATGTCTTCTTATTCCTGTTCGGCACGTCGCTCACGCCGTATCTTTTAAAAGAAAAGCCTAAGTCTTTTCTTATGCGCACCCATGCGCGCCCGCTTGACTTCGTAGGCCGCCATGCGCTGATAATTTATCTTCTCCACCAGCCTATAATGGTGGGGATAATAACGCTTATTATGAGATAA
- a CDS encoding response regulator transcription factor produces the protein MPIKVLVIDDDVNICELLRLYLEKEGYSVKMGHDGDEAVALFESFHPDLMILDIMLPKTDGLSVLKELRKKHNVPVIMLTAKGETFDKIIALELGADDYVVKPFDAKEVMARVKAVLRRFRGDSDEQKAVSFDKLYINIANYELKINDKKIDVPPKELELLYHLASNPNRVFTRDQLLDAVWGFEYFGDSRTVDVHVKRLRDKLEGVSDKWRLKTVWGVGYKFEVDSD, from the coding sequence ATGCCTATTAAAGTTTTGGTTATAGACGACGACGTAAACATATGCGAGCTTTTGCGGCTTTATCTTGAAAAAGAGGGATACAGCGTTAAGATGGGACATGACGGAGACGAGGCCGTAGCGCTTTTTGAGTCGTTCCATCCCGATCTTATGATACTTGATATAATGCTTCCCAAAACGGACGGATTGAGCGTTTTGAAAGAGCTTAGAAAAAAGCACAACGTCCCCGTTATAATGCTCACCGCAAAGGGCGAGACGTTCGACAAGATAATCGCGCTGGAGCTTGGCGCCGACGACTATGTTGTGAAACCGTTCGACGCAAAGGAAGTAATGGCCAGAGTCAAGGCCGTGCTTCGCCGCTTCAGAGGCGACTCCGACGAGCAGAAGGCCGTTTCGTTTGATAAGCTGTACATAAACATTGCGAATTATGAGCTTAAAATAAACGACAAGAAGATAGACGTTCCTCCTAAGGAGCTTGAGCTTCTTTATCATCTGGCGTCCAATCCTAACCGCGTATTTACGCGCGACCAGCTCTTGGATGCGGTGTGGGGCTTTGAATATTTCGGAGACAGCCGCACGGTAGACGTACATGTTAAGCGCTTAAGAGATAAACTCGAGGGCGTAAGCGACAAGTGGAGACTCAAAACTGTTTGGGGAGTGGGATATAAATTTGAAGTCGACTCGGATTGA